AACGGTGACCCAGGAGCCGAACGGCTGGATCCCGTCTTGCAGGAGATCCAGGATGAGCTCTTCGTGGTGGGAGCCGATCTCGCGACTCCCATGGATGCGAAGCCGGTCGTACCGCGCGTCACGGATGACCACGTGAAGGAGGTGGAGAACCGCATTGACGCGTTCGATGAGGAGCTCAAACCGTTGAAAAACTTTATCTTGCCGAGCGGTACGGTGGCTGCGACGCAGTTGCATCTCGCGCGCACGGTGTGTCGGCGGGCGGAGCGCATCCTGGTGAAAGCAAGCGCCACAACCACGTTCAACGAGACGGCGGCGCATTATCTGAACCGCCTCTCCGACCTGCTTTTCGTTCTCGCACGCTGGGCCAATAAGCAGTCCGGCGTTCGTGAAGATACGTGGTCGCCAACATCGGCAACGGACGCCGGCGGGGAGGCCACCTGATGGGTCGCCTTACAAAGGCGTTCTCACCGTCCACAACGAGAGACTCCGTTCGAGTTTTCGTCGAGTCCTTCACGATTCACCCGGTTCGAACGTGTCTCCGTGGCACGAGCATTGATTTTCATAGATGCTGGGTCGTTTCTTACCAGACGACTCCTTCGCGACATCTATGTACCGCTTCACGCGAATTCTCCCACTTCTATGGCTCGCCGTTCCCCAACGGGTCGTCTTCCCGCCGCCGCTGCCCTCGTCTTCCTCTTTTCGTTGACGCTACTGTCATCGGGGCCGGCGTGGTCGATATCGTCTTCCACAATGTCGTCCACGACCTCGAACGCGGCTCGATCGGCTACCGATAATGCCTCTGCCGACGCCTTTGGTATTGAGCGAAAGAAGTACACGGTTGAAGAACACCGCGTACGTCGGAATCAGACGTTTGCAGATCTGCTCTTGAAAGAGGGCGTCGAGTACCAGGACATCGTGCAGCTCGCGGATGAGACCCGGGATGTGTTCGATGTGCGCGACATTAGAGCGGGACGCTCGTACCGCGTGTACCGGAATCCGTGGCTCGAACGGGCGCGGTACATTGTTTATCGACCGGATGCCGTTCGGTACGTCGTCTTCGACGTGCGATATCCGGAGCGGAGCCGCGTTGGGGAGCGACCGGTGTCGGTTGCGTGGCGAACGGCCGGTGGCACGATTAAGTCGTCGCTCTATCAGACGCTGATGGAGTCGGGCGGGCGACCGCAACTCGCCATTCGACTGTCGGAGGTGTTCGCGTGGCAGATTGACTTCTTCCGCATCCAGCGGGGCGATCAGTTTCGCGTGGTGTACGAGGAGCGCACGGTCGACGGCCAGCAGATTGGGCCGGGCGATATCGTAGCCGCGTACTTCGTTCACCGTGGACGCACCTATTACGCCTACCGATTCAACGATGGGGAGGGAAGCGAGTACTTCGACGAGAAGGGAAATAGTTTGCGTCGGGAGCTACTCAAGGCGCCACTCCAGTTCTCTCGTATCAGCTCGCGATTTACGAACCGCCGATATCACCCCGTACTGAAGCGCTACCGCCCGCACCACGGCACAGACTACGCGGCCCCGACCGGCACGCCGGTTCACTCCGTCGGGGACGGCGTCGTCCTTTTCGCGGCGTACAAAGGGTACAACGGCAACTACGTCAAGGTGCGCCATAACGCCACGTATACCACGGGATACCTTCACCTCTCGCGCATCGCAAAAGGCATTCGCCCGGGGACGCGCGTCAAGCAGGGCGAAACGATCGGCTACGTTGGTAGCACGGGCCTGTCCACGGGTCCGCACCTCGACTACCGCTTCTGGAAGAATGGCCAGGCGATCGACCCATACAGCATTGAGCTTCCCCCCGCACGTCCGGTCGCGCCGCAACACATGACGGCCTTCACACAGGTTGTTGACGGACTGCACAATTTCCTGCTGAATCACTCGCCGCGTACTACGTTTGCGGACGCCAGGCTCTAAGCCCCGTCGTTCGCAGGACCCCTTCCTTTTCTTCGGCTCCTCTGACGTCGCATGGATGTTTCGGTCTGTAGCGCGGCGTTTCCCCTCGACGGCCCCGGAATTCTCGTTCACGGCGGCGCGTGGGATATCCCGGACGAAGCGCTCGCAGACCATCGTGACGGTCTTCGCACCGCCATCGAAGCCGGCCGTGCTGCGTTATCCGAAGGGCAAGCTGCTGCTGACGTCGCAGCCGAGGTCGTTGCTGCTCTCGAATCCCATGGGGCGTTCGATGCGGGGCGCGGGGCCATGCTCAATCAGGAGGGGCGCGCACAGCTCGACGCCGGCATCATGGACGGAGCATCGCTCTCATACGGGTCCGTGATGGCGGTCGAGCGTCTGGCCAATCCGATTCGCGTGGCTCGACGACTGATGGACGCGGGGCGAGGACAGGTGCGCATGCTCGCAGGACGAGGCGCCGAGCAGTTTGCAGCGGCGGAAGGAATGTCTGTTGTCGATAACGGAGACCTGGTGTGCGAGCGGGAAAAGAGCCGCTACGAGAAGCTGTCCGGAGAGGCGGGCGTGTACCACACGAGCCAATCGTTTTTGCCCGGCGTGCCCGAAACGCAAACGTCTGGAGGCCACGACACCGTTGGGTGCGTTGTACGGGACCGCGACGGTCGGTTTGCAGCGGCGACGTCCACCGGGGGCACGCCGTTCAAGCCGCCGGGACGGATTGGCGATTCGCCGTTGCCCGGCGCCGGCTTCTACGCAAATGAAGACGCAGCCGTAAGCTCAACTGGATGGGGCGAAGCGATCGCCGCCGTCGTTCTTGCGCACTCCGTCGTACGGGCGGTCGAGGAGGGCACGTCCCTCCAGAACATTGCAACGTCATGTTTGGAGGACATGCATCGGAAGATCCAGAATCCCGACGGGGAGGGAGCGTGTGCGGGATTAATCGCTGTCGACCGGTCCGAGGTCGTGTGGGCGTTCACGACCCCGCGTATGGCCCGCGCATTCTGGACCCCGGCACGCGGAGATGTTCAGATCGAGATCGAAAGACGATAGCGTTACCAACCGATTCGGCGTGTCGTCTCTTCTTCTTTCTCTTCTTTCTTGCGCTCCTTCGGGGGATTGGAGGCGACGGGACGTGCGGGCGCATCGATCTGTGCTCCGTCGAACGAGCGGATGTCGACGCCCGAGTAGTAGAAGGAAAGCATATCCTGATAGTCGCGCCCCTGGTCGGACATCTCGTGGATGCCCCACTGGCTCAGGCCGACGCCATGGCCGAAGCCCCGACCACTGAAGCGATAGGTGTTTCCGTTGCGTGAGGCATCGAACCATGTACTCTTCAGGTCAGCATCAGGCAGCCGGCGTGTGATAGCCAGTCGAAAGTTGTTGGCGCGAACGGTCATGCGGCCGCCCGGCGTAAGGAGCGTGACGGTTTTGAGGCGGCCCTCTGAGCTGCGTTTCCCCAGGACGAAGCCGGTAATCCGAGTCCCAAACTCGTTCGACAGCGCGGAAAGCAGTTGAGAGCTCGGGACCGAGGTGCTCCACCTGTGATGGGGCGAGTTCCGGTCGTACGGGTCGCGCTTGCCGCGGAGATACGGGAGAACGTCTTTCGCATCCCACACGTCCTCGTTATTCGCCGTATGACCGCCACTGGAGGAGAAGTAGACGGCTTCGATCAGGCTGCCGTCGTAGGTGAGTACCTGGCCGGCGGTTGCCTGTGTAGCGCGTCTCGAGGTTGGCGTGATGGCTCGGACGCCGCGATAGACCTGGGAGACGGTGTTGTCGACGTGATCGTAGTCGCCCGAGTTGAACTTATCGGATGCACGAACGCCGTACGTTCTCGCGACAACGGCCATTGCCTTCGACCCCTCGAGATCCTTGAACCCATATTCTGCGGCGACGACGCTCGCCACGTAGTCGTCGAGCGGGGCGTGGTTGACCAACTGCAGGGACGATCCGTCCGGTTCAACATGAAGCGGGCCGGTGTACGCACGCGTCACATCGCCGCTCGTCAGGGTCCACGTAACACCCTCGTCGGGCTGAATGTCGAGCGCCGAGGCGTAGATGCCGTCGGCCGACCGCTCGATGGCCACCTCGGGTCCGCGCAACGAGAGGGTTGCAGACTCGCCGGGGCGCAGGCGCATGACCGGAGAGGAGGTGCTGGGCAGGTGGATCCGAAGATCGCCTCCGGTCGCTTTCACGCTGACAGATGTGGGTTTCTGGCTGCCGAGCACGCGCACTCGCACGTGAGGGTCGGATTGCGCCGCGGTGTCCTTGACACAGAAGGACAGCAGTAAGACGGCGATACATACGCGAACGATCATGGCGTCGGGGAGACGTGAAAAACAGGACAACAGGTTTCGGCTGAATTCGGCTCGTGCCATGTTTGGTATGCGGCGTCATGGCCACCGGCGGTGCACAATGTACAGGCATCTACGGCACGTCCCGCGTGCTGTTGCGTTCGCATCAGCAGTCGACCGATCTGTAGGCTACAGCCGCGATCGGATCCGGGAACGTCACATCCCAACGCCCGAAAGTGATTTTCATCCTCGGTGTTGGCGCCCGTGTTGGTCGTACTCGTTTCAGAACCTGTTTGGCGCCAGCCTTCAGCCATCCAAAAGGACGGACCTTCCTAGGGGCGGTCCTCGGGCCGCGTGTCGCCCAGGCCTCGTTCGTTTCGCGCACCGTGTCTATGGCACACGTGCCATAGGATTACGATCAGGCTTGCGAATCGACAGGAACGACCCCACTTGCGTTTTTGAGACCCAGCCGCCAAACAGGTTGTTGACTTCTCTTATTCTAATCAATCTCAGCCTTTCATGCTCATCGATACCCATGCCCACCTGTACGTAGATGCGTTTGATGATGACCGCGACGCCGTTATTGAACGGGCAAAACAGTCGGGCGTCGAACAGATCGTTATGCCGGCCATCGGCGTTTCCTCGATTCAGCAGGCGATCGATTTAGCAGATCGGCACGAGGGACTGTATGTCATGGCGGCGCTCCACCCGTCGGAGGTGAAAGGTGCCACGGATGAGGATCTTGAAGCGATTCGGTCGTGGTGCGAGGATCCCCGTATTGTCGCAGTGGGGGAAAGCGGTCTCGATTATTACTGGGATCGTTCATACGACGACAAGCAGAAGGAGTATTTTCGCTGGCATATCCAATTGGCGATCGAGACGGACCTTCCGCTCATCATTCACAATCGGGAGGCGACGGAAGACGTTCTACGTATCCTGGAGGAGGAAAGGGAGGCATCGGAAACCCCAGAGCGCCTGCGCGGCATTTTGCACTGTTTTGTCGATCCGCCCGACGTTGCCGAGCGAGCGTGGGATCTCGGGTTCTACGTCGGACTCGGTGGAATCCTCACGTTTTCGAACAGCGAGGTCGACACGTTCGCGGCCGACATCCCGCTGGAGCACATCGTTGTCGAAACGGATAGTCCGTATCTCGCTCCCGAACCCAACCGCGGCGACCGCAATGAGCCTGCGTACGTCCGCCATGTTGCTGAGCGCCTTGCAGACGTCAAGGGGCGATCCTTCGAGGATGTTGCGCGCATCACGACGGAGAACGCTCGCACGATCTACGATTTGTAAGCGGGAACCAGCGGGAGAGTAGCGCCGCGGGAGGTCGGGCGAGACCGGCCGATGAACGGTAAAACAGATCTCTGGCACAAATAAAAACGCCCCGGTCCGTGGTGGGACCGGGGCGTTCTCGTGCGAGGGTGGATCGCGAGGATCCGTTCGCTCGCGCAGACGTCACTGGATGCGACTTACTTGTCGTCGCCTTCATCCACGACTTCATAGTCTGCATCGCGGACATCCTCATCCGAGGACGAGCTGCTGCTCGACGAAGAAGAGGAGCTGGACGAGCCGTTAGCGGCGCCTTGCGGCTGACCCTGCTGCGCCTCTTGCTGCGCGGCATAGATCTCCTGGCTGGCAGCCGCCCACTTCTCATTCAGCGTCTCGAGAGCGTCCTCTACGTTGCTGACATCCTGGTCAGCATCGACGTCTTCGAGCAGTCCCTTCAGTTCATCGAGAGCCGACTGGATTCCGTCGCGCTTGTCTTCCGGAATCTTGTCGCCGTACTCTTCGAGGTTCTGCTCCGTGGTGTACACCATGGAGTTGGCCTCGTTGATCTTCTCGGCACGCTCCTTCCGCTTCTTGTCTTCCTCGGCGTGCTGTTCGGCGTCCTCGCGCATCTTCTCGATTTCCTCGTCGGTCAGACCGCTCGAGGCCTCGATACGGATGGACTGCTCTTTGCCCGTGGCCTTATCGGCGGCAGACACGTTCAGGATACCGTCCGCGTCGATGTCGAACGTCACCTCAATCTGAGGCGTGCCACGCGGGGCGGGCGGAATGTCGGTCAGGTGGAAGCGACCGATCGTTCGGTTATCCTTGGCCATCTCGCGGTCGCCCTGCAGGACGTGGACCTCAACCGAGGTCTGGTTGTCTGCGGCGGTAGAGAAGACCTCCGACTTCTTCGTCGGGATCGTTGTGTTGGCCGGGATCAGCTCCGTCATCACGCCGCCCAGCGTCTCAATACCGAGTCCGAGGGGCGTAACGTCGAGCAGAAGAACGTCGTCGACATCGCCGGAGAGAACACCACCCTGAATGGCGGCACCAACCGACACAACTTCGTCCGGGTTCACGCTCTTATTCGGTGCGCGGCCGAAGAACTCTTCAACCGTTTCCTGAACGAGAGGCACACGCGTCGAGCCACCCACGAGCAGAACCTCGTCGATATCGCCCTTGCTGTAGCCCGCGTCGCTCATCGCCTTCTTCATCGGCTCGATGGTCCGGTCGACCAGATCACCGATGAGTTGCTCGAACTTGGCGCGGTTGATGTCCAGGTTCAGGTGCTTCGGACCTTCATCCGTCGCCGTGATGAACGGCAGGTTGACCGTCGTGGTTGTCGAGCTAGAGAGCTCGATCTTCGCTTTCTCAGCCGCTTCCTTCAGACGCTGGAGCGCCATCGGGTCATTGCGGAGGTCGACACCCTGCTCCTTCTTGAATTCGTCGGCAATGTAGTTGATAAGCGTCTGGTCGAAGTCGTCGCCGCCGAGGTGCGTATCACCGTAGGTTGCTTTGACTTCAAAGACACCATCGCCGAGCTCGAGGATCGATACGTCGAACGTACCCCCACCGAGGTCGTAAACCGCAACCACTTGCTCCTTTTCATCGTCGAGACCGTAGGCGAGCGACGCCGCGGTCGGCTCGTTGATGATGCGCCGGACGTTCAGGCCAGCAATCTTGCCGGCTTCTTTCGTCGCCGTACGCTGCGCATCGTTGAAGTACGCCGGCACGGTGATCACCGCGTCGGTGACCTCCTCTCCGAGGTACTCTTCGGCGGTTTGCTTCAGCTTCTGCAGGATCATCGCAGAGATCTCCTGCGGCGTGTACTCACGATCACCCAGCTTGACACGGGCCGTGTTGTTGTCGCCTTTGATGATCTCGTACGGAACGTCGCCGATCTCGCTCTCCACTTCGCCGTACTTCCGGCCCATGAAGCGCTTGATCGAGGCGATTGTGTTTTCCGGATTGGTGATTGCCTGGCGCTTCGCAGGCGCACCAACCAGTCGCTCTCCGTCCTTTTTGTATGCAACGACGGACGGCGTTGTGCGGGCACCCTCCGCGTTTTCAATGACCTTCGGTTCACCGCCCTCCATGACGGCAACGACGGAGTTCGTCGTTCCGAGGTCGATACCAATAATTTTACCCATAGTAGTGACGTTCTCTTTTTTTCAGTCGAAAAGCGTAACAGATCGTTCGGTGCGTATCGCACCCTCGCAAGTTGTTTAGTAGAGGATCAAGAACAGTGCCTTGAGGGGAGTCGGCGCGATTCTATGTCAGTGTGTCACATTTTGACTGGATCCTTCCCGGGACCTGCAAAAACACTCTGCCGGATCTGACAAAAGATGTTGGTGGCCTTCGATTCAATCTGCCGCTTTCGCCGAATTGGGTCTCCAGTTGATCTCGGCGAACGAACAAACTGCGACGGTAGCCCACTGCGTCTAGATCGGGTTCGGGTGCAAATTCGGTCAACATCAATGTCCGTCGGGTAAACCGGGCAGAAATCGTGGATGAGGACACGTATATTATCGTCCTATGTCTAGACACACGGCCTTACATCACATTCCGAATCTGCTAACGGTGGCGCGTATTCTGCTGACGCCGTTGGTGCTCGTCCTTCTGACGGTCGCGTCGTTCGCCGGTCAAGCCGCCGCACTGTTATGTTTTATGGCTGCGGGCATATCGGATTACTATGACGGCGTACTCGCCCGGCGGATGAAGGCGCGGTCGCGGCTCGGGCAATTTCTCGACCCGCTGGCGGACAAGATTCTCGTGCTCGGCACGTTCATTATGCTCCTGTTCGTCGAACCAGGGGCGGTCACGTGGTGGGGCGTCGCGCTCATAGCACTCCGCGATATCGTGGTGACGGCGGTTCGCTCGTATGCCGAGTCACAGGGTCGAACACTGAAGACCTTTCGGGTCGCCAAGTGGAAGACGTTGCTACAACTCTTCTTTCTGTGGGCCATCATGCTCCTGCGTACATTAGAATACACGGGTGCGGGGCCCACAGTCGACTGGATTCTGCGGGAGAGCGGGATGGCGCTCTTAGCGTTTTACGCGGTGGTCGCGTTCACTCTCTTTACGGGTGCTCTCTACATTTTCCAACCGCAGGATGACTCTGTATAGATCGCGCCGTCGTTCTGTCCTACACTCACACGCTTAGCTGATGGATTCTGCAGCGGACGACCTTCCCGATATGCCCGACCCTCTTCCGGAGGATGACGAAGGCAAAACCGATCAGAGCAATGCGGTGTCTCCACCGAAGCCGACGCGCTCTTCGCGGTTGCCTCCGGTTGGACCGCCCGAGCATGCTGATCCGCACGACATAAATGCTCGTCGCGCGCTCGCTGCCGACCTGCTTCAGATTGGGGCGGTCAGTTTGTCGCCGCAGGATCCGTATACGTGGAGCAGTGGAATGAAATCGCCGATCTATTGCGACAACCGGGTCACGCTGGGCTTTCCTCGCATCCGCGGAGCCATCCGGGACGGGTTTCATCGATTCGTGTACGAAATGGATGTGACGCCGGACGTTGTCGCGGGAACGGCCACCGCGGGCATCCCGCACGCCGCCTGGCTCGCCGATCGCCTTCACCTGCCGATGGCGTACATCCGGGGAGAGGCCAAGTCTCACGGCCGCAAGAACCGAATCGAAGGGATCGTTGAGTCGGGTCAGCAGGTCGTTCTCGTCGAAGACTTGATTTCTACCGGCGGTTCGGCTCTATCTGCGGTGCATGCGATTCAGGAAGCCGGAGCCACCGTTCCGGCGGTCGTAGCGATCTTTTCGTATGAGCTCGACAAAGCAAAACAAGCGTTTGACGATGCCGGAGTCCCACTCTTCACGCTGACAGATTTCTCGACCTTGATCGACGTGGCCCGGAGGGAGAACGACCTTCCCGTCGACGCTTTCGATTCCTTGTCGGAGTGGAGAAAGGATCCAGAGGCCTGGTCGTCGGCGCATGGCGGAGCGTAATCCCCGGCGCCCTCGACGACTGTCTTTCGATATGTTGTTTCAGACCATCTGAATTTATGAAGGCCCATCTCTTAACGATCGGCGATGAACTGCTGATCGGCCAGACGACGAATACGAATGCGACATGGTTGGGGGAGGCCTTGAGCCGAATTGGCGTTCACGTCGAGCGATCTGTGACCGTCGGTGATGATGCAGACGCAATCACGCGGGAGCTCGACCGATCGTACGAGGAAGCGCAGCTTGTTATCACGACCGGGGGACTCGGTCCGACGCATGACGACGTCACGAAGTCGATCGTGAGCGAATACTTCGACGCACCGCTCGAAACGGACGACGAACTCCTCGAGCGGGTCCGCCAGTATTACGAGCGGCGGGGACGGGAGATGCCGCCGGAAGTGGCGGACCTCGCGACGGTCCCGCGTGGCTTTGAGAAGCTCGAGAACAAGGTGGGCACGGCGGTTGGCCTGTGGTACGCAGAATCCGGAGACGATGGAGAGCGACTCCTGGCCGTACTCCCGGGTGTTCCAGATGAGATGCGCTCGATCTACGATAATGGCGTGGAGCCCCGGTTGTCCGAGCGCGCAGACTTACAGGATCTGGTCCACAAGACGCTTCTCACCACGGGCGTACCGGAGTCCAGTTTGCAGCAAAAGATCGGAGATCTATCCGACTGGCTCGACGGCGAACTGAAGCTTGCTTACCTGCCGTCGACCAGTGGCGTTCGCCTGCGACTGACTGCGATGGGACGCGATCGCGATGTGGCAGAACGGCGTATCGAGGCGCTGGAGGAGGAGTTGCGCGACCGCATTGGAAAGTATATTTTTGGTACCGGAAAGGACACGCTGGAAGGCGTTGTCGGCGATTTACTTCGTGAGCATGAATGGACCGTCGCAACAGCTGAGAGTGCGACCGGCGGTCTGATCGGACATCGCTTAACGAGTATTGCCGGCTCATCCGACTATTTTGTCGGCGGCGTCATTTCGTACGCGAACGAGGTGAAAATCAACACACTCGGCGTGTCCGCTAGTACACTGAAGGCGCACGGCGCTGTGAGTCAACCGGTCGCTGAAGAAATGGCCGCCGGTGCAGCGACGAAGCTCGGTGCCACGATTGGGATCTCAACCTCCGGAATTGCCGGTCCGGGCGGCGGGACCGAAGAAAAGCCGGTCGGCACGCTCTGCGTTGGGTTTGCGAGGCGAGAGGACGGCAAAGTTGTCGATCTAGACAGCGTCCGTCTCCAATTGACCAATGATCGTGTGCTGAACAAGGAACTGTTCGCAACCTCTGCACTGGAGATGATTCGCCGAAAGATCCTCTGGTGAGTACCGTCAGGGGAGCAGAAGTGAACTTGGTCCGTTGTTGGCCGTTGCGACATACTGTGTGCAATATGTGATGCCTCGCCATCCAGCGCGGATCTATCTCAGACGCCTCCTGTTTTTGCCCTGGCGGAGACGGAGGGCGAGCCGGGGCACAGGCAGGTTGCATGGTTATGACACAGGGGTGTCACTCCCGAACGTTATGTTCTTGGGTGTCCATGTGTCTTGGAGCATGTATCGTGGTGAGTAAGAATGGAAGATCTCGCCCGGCACGGACAGCGGGGGCCTAGCGGCTCGGCCGCATAACATATGTTGCGCAGTCCGCTGCGCACTCAAACGAATTCACGAAGCAACCACCGCATCATGGCAGACGATAACGGTCAGAAGAAGAAAGCGCTCGACCTAGCCGTCAAGCAGATCCATCGCGAGCACGGGAAAGGGTCCATCATGAAGATGGGCGAAGAGCCGGATCGTGCGATCAAGTCGATCCCGACCGGGTCGCTGACGCTTGACGCAGCTTTAGGGGTCGGCGGTGTCCCTCGAGGGCGTATTGTTGAAATTTACGGGCCGGAGTCGTCGGGGAAAACGACGCTAGCCCAGCATATCATTGCAGAAGCACAGAAGCTGGGCGGGTCCTGCGCCTTCATCGATGCGGAGCACGCACTCGATCCGAACTATGCGGAAGCTCTCGGCATCGACATCGATGAGCTCCTGATCTCTCAGCCGGATACGGGTGAGCAGGCACTGAATATTTGCGATACGCTGGTTCGAAGCGGTGCGCTGGATGTGATCGTGATTGACTCGGTGGCCGCCCTCGTGCCGCAGGCGGAGCTCGAAGGCGACATGGGAGACTCCCACGTCGGTTTGCAGGCCCGTTTGATGAGTCAGGCGCTTCGGAAACTCGCCGGCACGATCAATCGAACGAAGACGGTCCTGATCTTCATCAACCAGATCCGAATGAAGATCGGCGTGATGTTCGGTAGCCCGGAGACGACGTCCGGTGGGCGTGCGCTGAAGTTCTATTGCTCTGTCCGACTGGATATCCGGCGAATCGGTGCGGTCAAGGACGGATCCGACGTTGTCGGTAACCGAACTCGTGTCCGCGTGAAGAAGAACAAGGTCGCCCCGCCGTTCCGTGAAGCAGAGTTCGACATCATCTACGGCGAGGGAATCTCGTCGCTGGGTGAGCTGATCGATCTTGGCACTGAGCACGACATTATAGAGAAGCGTGGCTCGTGGTACTCGTACCAGGACGACACCATCGCGCAGGGTCGTGAAGCCACCAAAGAATGGCTCGAGGAGCACGACGAGGAACGTGAAGAGATCAAGACGGCGATTCGTCGTGAGCTTGGTATGCTCAGCGAGGAAGAGGAAGCTGCTCTCGCGGCCAAAGAAGAAGGGGACGATGAAGAAGAAGCCGACGACGACTCGTGATCGTCACCGTGTCTGTTAGTACGACAGGATCGAAGCCGCTCTCTCCAACGTGGAAGGAGCGGCTTCACTGTGTTTGTAGCTGTGAAAACGATTTGTTTTTGCTGGGAAACAGCCAGATGTGACGACGATGAGTAAGACATTGCGACCTAAGGTGCCACGGCACTGGGTGATATTGCTTCTATGCGTTTGCAGTACAGTGGACGTTCCGTCGGCGTCGGCTCAGCTGCGGGCTACTGCCGGCAACGGATCGAAACAAGAGTCTGTCGCTGCCACACCGGCGAAGGCGAGTCACGCACCCGAAGGGAGAGCCCACGGCGGTAAAGCATGTCTTCCCCGGGCGAACCGAAATTCGATCGACGTGCGGGGGCTTGCGCTCCTCTACTGTGCGGAATCGCC
This DNA window, taken from Longibacter salinarum, encodes the following:
- a CDS encoding cob(I)yrinic acid a,c-diamide adenosyltransferase — translated: MKKIYTRTGDDGTTSLFGGDRVGKGNARIDAYGTVDETNSVVGLARAHLNGDPGAERLDPVLQEIQDELFVVGADLATPMDAKPVVPRVTDDHVKEVENRIDAFDEELKPLKNFILPSGTVAATQLHLARTVCRRAERILVKASATTTFNETAAHYLNRLSDLLFVLARWANKQSGVREDTWSPTSATDAGGEAT
- a CDS encoding peptidoglycan DD-metalloendopeptidase family protein encodes the protein MARRSPTGRLPAAAALVFLFSLTLLSSGPAWSISSSTMSSTTSNAARSATDNASADAFGIERKKYTVEEHRVRRNQTFADLLLKEGVEYQDIVQLADETRDVFDVRDIRAGRSYRVYRNPWLERARYIVYRPDAVRYVVFDVRYPERSRVGERPVSVAWRTAGGTIKSSLYQTLMESGGRPQLAIRLSEVFAWQIDFFRIQRGDQFRVVYEERTVDGQQIGPGDIVAAYFVHRGRTYYAYRFNDGEGSEYFDEKGNSLRRELLKAPLQFSRISSRFTNRRYHPVLKRYRPHHGTDYAAPTGTPVHSVGDGVVLFAAYKGYNGNYVKVRHNATYTTGYLHLSRIAKGIRPGTRVKQGETIGYVGSTGLSTGPHLDYRFWKNGQAIDPYSIELPPARPVAPQHMTAFTQVVDGLHNFLLNHSPRTTFADARL
- a CDS encoding isoaspartyl peptidase/L-asparaginase family protein — its product is MDVSVCSAAFPLDGPGILVHGGAWDIPDEALADHRDGLRTAIEAGRAALSEGQAAADVAAEVVAALESHGAFDAGRGAMLNQEGRAQLDAGIMDGASLSYGSVMAVERLANPIRVARRLMDAGRGQVRMLAGRGAEQFAAAEGMSVVDNGDLVCEREKSRYEKLSGEAGVYHTSQSFLPGVPETQTSGGHDTVGCVVRDRDGRFAAATSTGGTPFKPPGRIGDSPLPGAGFYANEDAAVSSTGWGEAIAAVVLAHSVVRAVEEGTSLQNIATSCLEDMHRKIQNPDGEGACAGLIAVDRSEVVWAFTTPRMARAFWTPARGDVQIEIERR
- a CDS encoding SpoIID/LytB domain-containing protein, with amino-acid sequence MIVRVCIAVLLLSFCVKDTAAQSDPHVRVRVLGSQKPTSVSVKATGGDLRIHLPSTSSPVMRLRPGESATLSLRGPEVAIERSADGIYASALDIQPDEGVTWTLTSGDVTRAYTGPLHVEPDGSSLQLVNHAPLDDYVASVVAAEYGFKDLEGSKAMAVVARTYGVRASDKFNSGDYDHVDNTVSQVYRGVRAITPTSRRATQATAGQVLTYDGSLIEAVYFSSSGGHTANNEDVWDAKDVLPYLRGKRDPYDRNSPHHRWSTSVPSSQLLSALSNEFGTRITGFVLGKRSSEGRLKTVTLLTPGGRMTVRANNFRLAITRRLPDADLKSTWFDASRNGNTYRFSGRGFGHGVGLSQWGIHEMSDQGRDYQDMLSFYYSGVDIRSFDGAQIDAPARPVASNPPKERKKEEKEEETTRRIGW
- a CDS encoding TatD family hydrolase translates to MLIDTHAHLYVDAFDDDRDAVIERAKQSGVEQIVMPAIGVSSIQQAIDLADRHEGLYVMAALHPSEVKGATDEDLEAIRSWCEDPRIVAVGESGLDYYWDRSYDDKQKEYFRWHIQLAIETDLPLIIHNREATEDVLRILEEEREASETPERLRGILHCFVDPPDVAERAWDLGFYVGLGGILTFSNSEVDTFAADIPLEHIVVETDSPYLAPEPNRGDRNEPAYVRHVAERLADVKGRSFEDVARITTENARTIYDL
- the dnaK gene encoding molecular chaperone DnaK, which produces MGKIIGIDLGTTNSVVAVMEGGEPKVIENAEGARTTPSVVAYKKDGERLVGAPAKRQAITNPENTIASIKRFMGRKYGEVESEIGDVPYEIIKGDNNTARVKLGDREYTPQEISAMILQKLKQTAEEYLGEEVTDAVITVPAYFNDAQRTATKEAGKIAGLNVRRIINEPTAASLAYGLDDEKEQVVAVYDLGGGTFDVSILELGDGVFEVKATYGDTHLGGDDFDQTLINYIADEFKKEQGVDLRNDPMALQRLKEAAEKAKIELSSSTTTTVNLPFITATDEGPKHLNLDINRAKFEQLIGDLVDRTIEPMKKAMSDAGYSKGDIDEVLLVGGSTRVPLVQETVEEFFGRAPNKSVNPDEVVSVGAAIQGGVLSGDVDDVLLLDVTPLGLGIETLGGVMTELIPANTTIPTKKSEVFSTAADNQTSVEVHVLQGDREMAKDNRTIGRFHLTDIPPAPRGTPQIEVTFDIDADGILNVSAADKATGKEQSIRIEASSGLTDEEIEKMREDAEQHAEEDKKRKERAEKINEANSMVYTTEQNLEEYGDKIPEDKRDGIQSALDELKGLLEDVDADQDVSNVEDALETLNEKWAAASQEIYAAQQEAQQGQPQGAANGSSSSSSSSSSSSSSDEDVRDADYEVVDEGDDK
- the pgsA gene encoding CDP-diacylglycerol--glycerol-3-phosphate 3-phosphatidyltransferase, producing the protein MSRHTALHHIPNLLTVARILLTPLVLVLLTVASFAGQAAALLCFMAAGISDYYDGVLARRMKARSRLGQFLDPLADKILVLGTFIMLLFVEPGAVTWWGVALIALRDIVVTAVRSYAESQGRTLKTFRVAKWKTLLQLFFLWAIMLLRTLEYTGAGPTVDWILRESGMALLAFYAVVAFTLFTGALYIFQPQDDSV
- the pyrE gene encoding orotate phosphoribosyltransferase; its protein translation is MPDPLPEDDEGKTDQSNAVSPPKPTRSSRLPPVGPPEHADPHDINARRALAADLLQIGAVSLSPQDPYTWSSGMKSPIYCDNRVTLGFPRIRGAIRDGFHRFVYEMDVTPDVVAGTATAGIPHAAWLADRLHLPMAYIRGEAKSHGRKNRIEGIVESGQQVVLVEDLISTGGSALSAVHAIQEAGATVPAVVAIFSYELDKAKQAFDDAGVPLFTLTDFSTLIDVARRENDLPVDAFDSLSEWRKDPEAWSSAHGGA